The following proteins are co-located in the Clostridium sp. Marseille-P299 genome:
- a CDS encoding MarR family winged helix-turn-helix transcriptional regulator, with the protein MDYEMYSKMFVELFSQAIHCPFHQDALDVSKGEGGLLLYLCKHSGASAGELKNEFEVGSGRIANALKSLESKGMIVRVSSPDDKRIVLVNITEKGKALVERRYKLFLKKMNMLLYEVGEKDTQEFLRILKRMIELSNKKQEND; encoded by the coding sequence ATGGACTACGAAATGTATTCCAAAATGTTTGTTGAATTATTTTCACAAGCCATACACTGCCCATTTCATCAAGATGCATTAGATGTTTCTAAGGGGGAAGGTGGGTTATTGTTGTATTTATGCAAGCATTCTGGAGCCTCTGCAGGAGAACTTAAGAACGAGTTTGAGGTTGGTTCTGGTCGTATTGCTAATGCACTTAAAAGCCTAGAAAGTAAAGGTATGATTGTTCGTGTAAGTTCTCCTGATGATAAAAGAATTGTTCTAGTAAATATTACTGAAAAGGGAAAAGCATTAGTTGAGCGGCGTTATAAATTGTTTTTAAAGAAGATGAATATGCTGCTATATGAAGTTGGAGAAAAAGATACACAGGAATTTCTCAGAATACTTAAGCGTATGATTGAACTTAGTAATAAAAAGCAAGAGAATGACTAA
- a CDS encoding hydrolase codes for MNQSHFPTQINGNLRKYTLKVPSDIRRCSGIVLFGKRIKSLVFSTDIAIIKNIDADAVLAVYPFTPQPVITESILRYSDTPVFAGVGGGLTQGERILTVAMMAEMHGASGVVVNTLVSNEIIYSLSKKLDIPVVVTVVNDDENIGARIEAGAKILNVSAAKNTPSVVARIKKQYPDIPVIATGGRSEESIRETIDAGANAISWTPPTSGEIFRDIMQGYREGKGHP; via the coding sequence TTGAATCAATCGCATTTTCCAACGCAAATTAATGGAAATCTGCGTAAATATACATTGAAAGTGCCATCGGATATTAGACGTTGTAGTGGTATTGTATTGTTTGGAAAACGTATTAAATCACTAGTATTTTCAACAGATATTGCAATAATTAAAAATATTGATGCAGATGCAGTTCTTGCTGTGTACCCATTTACTCCCCAGCCGGTTATTACAGAAAGTATTTTAAGATACTCAGATACTCCTGTTTTTGCAGGTGTTGGTGGAGGACTTACCCAGGGAGAGCGAATCCTCACTGTAGCTATGATGGCAGAGATGCATGGTGCTTCTGGTGTTGTAGTTAATACATTGGTCAGCAACGAAATTATATATTCTCTATCGAAAAAATTGGATATTCCTGTAGTCGTGACAGTTGTAAATGATGACGAGAATATTGGAGCACGTATTGAGGCGGGTGCAAAAATATTGAATGTATCAGCGGCGAAAAATACACCATCTGTGGTAGCTCGGATTAAAAAGCAATATCCGGATATTCCCGTGATTGCTACTGGCGGAAGAAGTGAGGAATCAATACGTGAAACCATAGATGCGGGAGCTAATGCAATTTCTTGGACTCCACCTACAAGTGGGGAAATATTTAGGGATATTATGCAGGGATATCGTGAAGGCAAAGGACATCCATAG